From Streptomyces yatensis, one genomic window encodes:
- a CDS encoding CapA family protein: MARTSAECTVSHHPRHRTALLAVALLGAVTACGSGTPAAPNAEEKPSRTAPARHRAMKGFTLVATGDLLVHASVIRQAQADAGGDGYDFQRMIRAAAPVVAGADLAICHMETVYGAAHGPFTGYPTFKTPPQLASAVKSLGYDSCSTASNHTLDAGPEGVVRTLDAMDKAGLKHAGSARSAAESTRPTMMETGGAKVAQLAYAYGTNGIPVPKGKAWLVNLINPARIIKDARAARRAGADVVVVSVHWGTEWQQAPDKLQLALAKKLTASKDGGRRDIDLIIGTHAHVPQAYEKVNGTWVVYGMGDQIAGIMPDKRGQMGSAARFTFAPPTAEGRAWEVKKAEYIPHAVDNDPISLVNLPRALEKSPGNPGYTSALSTIQEAVLSRGAKKDGLTMGR, from the coding sequence ATGGCCCGGACCAGTGCGGAGTGCACCGTGTCCCATCACCCACGCCATCGGACGGCGCTGCTCGCCGTCGCCCTGCTCGGCGCCGTCACCGCGTGCGGCAGCGGGACACCGGCCGCCCCCAACGCCGAGGAGAAGCCGTCGAGAACCGCGCCGGCCAGGCACCGGGCCATGAAGGGCTTCACCCTGGTGGCCACCGGCGATCTGCTGGTACACGCCTCGGTCATCCGGCAGGCACAGGCGGACGCGGGCGGTGACGGCTATGACTTCCAGCGCATGATCCGGGCGGCCGCGCCCGTCGTCGCCGGGGCCGACCTGGCCATCTGCCATATGGAGACCGTCTACGGGGCCGCCCACGGGCCGTTCACCGGCTATCCGACCTTCAAGACGCCTCCGCAGCTCGCCTCGGCCGTGAAGAGCCTCGGCTACGACTCCTGCTCCACCGCCTCCAACCACACCCTCGACGCCGGTCCCGAGGGAGTGGTCCGCACCCTCGACGCCATGGACAAGGCCGGGCTCAAGCACGCCGGATCGGCCCGTTCCGCCGCGGAGAGCACCCGTCCCACGATGATGGAGACCGGTGGCGCCAAGGTCGCCCAGCTCGCCTACGCCTACGGCACCAACGGCATCCCGGTCCCCAAGGGCAAGGCCTGGCTGGTCAACCTCATCAACCCGGCGCGGATCATCAAGGACGCCCGGGCCGCGCGGCGCGCCGGGGCCGATGTGGTCGTCGTCAGCGTGCACTGGGGCACCGAATGGCAGCAGGCGCCGGACAAGCTGCAGCTCGCGCTCGCCAAGAAGCTGACCGCCTCCAAGGACGGGGGCCGCCGCGACATCGACCTGATCATCGGCACCCACGCCCATGTCCCCCAGGCGTACGAGAAGGTCAACGGCACCTGGGTGGTCTACGGCATGGGCGACCAGATCGCGGGGATCATGCCCGACAAGCGCGGCCAGATGGGCTCGGCGGCGCGCTTCACCTTCGCCCCGCCCACCGCCGAGGGCAGGGCGTGGGAGGTGAAGAAGGCGGAGTACATCCCGCACGCCGTGGACAACGATCCGATCTCCCTGGTGAACCTCCCCCGGGCCCTGGAGAAGAGCCCCGGCAACCCGGGTTACACCAGCGCGCTGAGCACCATCCAGGAGGCGGTGCTCAGCCGGGGCGCCAAGAAGGACGGTCTGACGATGGGCCGTTGA
- a CDS encoding ATP-dependent Clp protease ATP-binding subunit: MGSGNEGPNQGPEDFGPDPLGDFLARFLGTGPAGQRPDSRHVDFGRLMSENARHLVSAAASYAAEHGSTDLDTEHLLRAALSSEPTRTMVSRAGADPDRIAADIDREAGGGPPRNSVAVTPAVKRALLDAHEIARSRGSSYIGPEHVLIALAANRESTAGQILNAARFEPRAPGPPQTGGLTPSAPTTDQRPVVDQRKTPNLDRFGRDLTELAREGRIDPVIGRDEEIEQSIEVLARRGKNNPVLIGEAGVGKTAVVEGLAQRITDADVPDILLGRRVVQLDIASVVAGTRFRGDFEQRVTGIVDEIRANTDELIIFIDELHTVVGAGGGGSEGGQMDASNLLKPALARGELHVMGATTLREYRQYIEKDAALARRFQPIMVPEPTPADAVAILHGLRDRYEAHHQVRYTDEALLAAVELSDRYLTDRFLPDKAIDLMDQAGARVRLRSSGRGTDLRALEREVEQLTRDKDQAVASESYEHATSLRDRIAELNTRIAEASGTQYHGGRVAEVTVEDIAEIVSRQTGIPVASLTQEERQRLLGLEEHLHRRVVGQEEAVAAVADAVLRARAGLADPNRPSGSFLFLGPTGVGKTELARALAEALFGSEDRMVRLDMSEYQEKHTVSRLVGAPPGYVGHEEAGQLTEAVRRQPYSLLLLDEVEKGHPDVFNILLQVLEDGRLTDAQGRTIDFKNTVIVMTSNLGSEAITGRGGPLGFGGGGDEADEAARRERVLRPLREHFRPEFLNRIDEVVIFRRLADDQLRQIADVLLEETRRRLHAQDVSVEFTPPAVEWLARHGHQPEYGARPLRRTIQREVDNPLSRMLLGGTLPAHSHVRVDVENDRLAFHTQEGARTGQPGPPGQAEEPRDQAEQPDEPGGPDQPER; this comes from the coding sequence ATGGGCAGCGGGAATGAGGGCCCGAACCAGGGCCCCGAGGACTTCGGGCCGGATCCACTCGGCGACTTCCTCGCACGCTTCCTCGGGACCGGGCCGGCCGGGCAGCGCCCCGATTCACGCCATGTCGACTTCGGCCGGCTGATGAGTGAGAACGCGCGGCATCTCGTCTCGGCCGCGGCGTCCTACGCCGCCGAACACGGCAGCACCGACCTCGACACCGAGCATCTGCTGCGGGCCGCGCTCTCCTCCGAGCCCACCCGGACCATGGTCTCGCGCGCCGGAGCCGACCCCGACCGGATCGCCGCGGACATCGACCGGGAGGCGGGAGGCGGCCCGCCGCGCAACTCGGTCGCCGTCACCCCGGCCGTCAAGCGGGCGTTGCTCGACGCCCATGAGATAGCCCGCTCGCGCGGCTCCTCGTACATCGGCCCCGAACACGTACTGATCGCGCTCGCCGCCAATCGCGAGTCCACCGCCGGGCAGATCCTCAACGCCGCCCGCTTCGAACCCCGGGCCCCCGGGCCGCCCCAGACCGGTGGCCTCACGCCCAGCGCCCCCACCACCGACCAGCGGCCCGTCGTGGACCAGCGGAAGACCCCGAACCTCGACCGGTTCGGCCGTGATCTGACCGAACTGGCCCGCGAGGGGCGGATCGACCCGGTGATCGGCCGCGATGAGGAGATCGAGCAGAGCATCGAGGTGCTCGCCCGGCGCGGCAAGAACAACCCCGTCCTCATCGGCGAAGCCGGAGTCGGCAAGACGGCCGTCGTCGAAGGGCTCGCCCAGCGGATCACCGACGCCGATGTGCCGGACATCCTGCTCGGCCGCCGGGTCGTCCAGCTCGACATCGCGAGCGTCGTGGCCGGCACCCGCTTCCGCGGCGACTTCGAGCAGCGGGTCACCGGCATCGTCGACGAGATCCGCGCCAACACCGACGAGTTGATCATCTTCATCGATGAGCTGCACACGGTCGTCGGCGCCGGCGGCGGTGGCTCCGAGGGCGGCCAGATGGACGCGAGCAACCTCCTCAAGCCCGCGCTGGCCCGCGGTGAACTGCATGTGATGGGCGCGACCACGCTCCGGGAGTACCGCCAGTACATCGAGAAGGACGCCGCGCTCGCCCGCCGCTTCCAGCCCATCATGGTCCCCGAGCCCACCCCCGCGGACGCCGTCGCCATCCTGCACGGCCTCCGGGACCGCTACGAGGCCCATCACCAGGTCCGCTACACCGACGAGGCGCTGCTCGCCGCCGTCGAGCTCTCCGACCGCTATCTGACCGACCGTTTCCTGCCCGACAAGGCCATCGACCTCATGGACCAGGCCGGGGCCCGGGTCCGGCTGCGCTCCAGCGGCCGCGGCACCGATCTGCGCGCCCTGGAGCGCGAGGTCGAGCAGCTCACCCGGGACAAGGACCAGGCCGTCGCGTCCGAGAGCTACGAACACGCCACCTCCCTGCGGGACCGCATCGCCGAACTCAACACCCGGATCGCGGAGGCATCGGGTACGCAGTACCACGGCGGGCGCGTCGCCGAGGTGACCGTCGAGGACATCGCCGAAATCGTCTCCCGGCAGACCGGGATCCCCGTCGCCAGCCTCACCCAGGAGGAGCGCCAGCGCCTGCTGGGCCTGGAGGAACACCTCCATCGGCGGGTCGTCGGGCAGGAGGAGGCGGTGGCCGCCGTGGCCGACGCGGTCCTGCGCGCCCGCGCCGGACTCGCCGACCCCAACCGCCCGAGCGGCAGCTTCCTCTTCCTCGGCCCCACCGGCGTCGGCAAGACCGAACTGGCCCGCGCCCTGGCCGAGGCGCTCTTCGGCAGCGAGGACCGCATGGTCCGCCTCGACATGAGCGAGTACCAGGAGAAGCACACCGTCAGCCGGCTGGTCGGGGCGCCCCCCGGATACGTCGGGCACGAGGAGGCCGGGCAGCTCACCGAGGCCGTGCGCCGCCAGCCCTACTCCCTGCTGCTCCTGGACGAGGTGGAGAAGGGCCACCCCGATGTCTTCAACATCCTGCTCCAGGTGCTCGAGGACGGCAGGCTGACGGACGCCCAGGGCCGCACCATCGACTTCAAGAACACCGTCATCGTGATGACCAGCAACCTCGGCTCGGAAGCCATCACCGGACGCGGTGGCCCCCTGGGCTTCGGCGGCGGTGGCGACGAGGCCGACGAGGCGGCGCGCCGGGAGCGGGTGCTGCGCCCGCTGCGCGAGCACTTCCGGCCGGAGTTCCTCAACCGCATCGACGAGGTCGTCATCTTCCGGCGGCTCGCCGACGACCAGCTCCGGCAGATCGCCGATGTGCTGCTGGAGGAGACCCGGCGCCGGCTGCACGCCCAGGACGTCAGCGTGGAGTTCACCCCGCCCGCCGTCGAGTGGCTGGCCCGGCACGGACATCAGCCGGAGTACGGCGCCCGGCCGCTGCGCCGCACCATCCAGCGCGAGGTCGACAATCCGCTCTCCCGGATGCTGCTCGGCGGCACGCTGCCGGCCCACAGCCATGTCCGGGTCGATGTGGAGAACGACAGGCTGGCCTTCCACACACAGGAGGGAGCGCGGACGGGGCAGCCCGGCCCGCCCGGTCAGGCGGAGGAGCCGCGGGACCAGGCGGAGCAGCCGGACGAGCCGGGCGGGCCGGATCAGCCCGAGCGGTAG
- a CDS encoding aldehyde dehydrogenase family protein, with the protein MTLHRDLLIDGKDTPAASGRTAEDLNPYTGEVFATVAAAGAEDVAHAVAAADAAFPAWAELAPFERRRIFLTAADLLESRADRAAEILAQEAGGTAPWAHFNVGLAANILREAAAAITAPRGEVLSAQEAGALGLAVREPAGVVAAFAPWNAPVILGVRSVAAPLAAGNTVVMKPSEDAPLACGLFVADVLRDAGLPDGVLNVVTNAREDAAEVAEALIADPRVRIVNFTGSTSVGRTIGSLAAQHLKPAVLELGGKNAIIVLDDADVDHAVNAATFGVFMNSGQICMSGDRILVHESLAEEFTAKFTAKVAALPCGDPADPSTVVGPLVAAASARRVAALVKDAVDKGATVLTGGGEPVGAVHPATVLTGVTPDMDIHRTEAFGPVCVVDTFADDDRAVALANATDHGLTCGIITENGTHGLKVARRIRTGIVHINDQSVADEPQAPFGGIKHSGYGRFGGRWGIEAFSDTRWITLATQHAHYPF; encoded by the coding sequence ATGACCCTTCACCGCGACCTGTTGATCGACGGCAAGGACACCCCGGCCGCCTCGGGGCGCACCGCCGAGGACCTCAACCCCTACACCGGTGAGGTGTTCGCCACCGTCGCGGCCGCCGGGGCCGAGGATGTGGCGCATGCGGTGGCCGCCGCCGACGCCGCCTTCCCGGCCTGGGCGGAGCTGGCCCCGTTCGAGCGCCGTAGGATCTTCCTGACCGCGGCGGACCTGCTGGAGTCGCGCGCCGACCGGGCCGCCGAGATCCTGGCCCAGGAGGCCGGAGGCACCGCGCCCTGGGCGCACTTCAACGTGGGTCTGGCCGCGAACATCCTCCGCGAGGCCGCCGCCGCGATCACCGCCCCGCGCGGTGAGGTGCTCAGCGCCCAGGAGGCGGGCGCGCTCGGTCTCGCCGTCCGCGAACCGGCCGGTGTGGTCGCGGCCTTCGCCCCCTGGAACGCGCCGGTCATCCTCGGGGTCCGCTCCGTCGCGGCGCCCCTGGCGGCAGGCAATACGGTGGTGATGAAGCCCAGCGAGGACGCGCCGCTCGCCTGCGGGCTCTTCGTCGCCGATGTGCTGCGCGACGCCGGGCTGCCCGACGGGGTGCTCAATGTGGTCACCAACGCCCGTGAGGACGCCGCCGAGGTGGCCGAGGCCCTCATCGCCGATCCGCGCGTACGCATCGTCAACTTCACCGGCTCCACCTCAGTCGGCAGGACCATCGGCTCACTGGCCGCGCAGCACCTCAAGCCCGCCGTGCTGGAGCTCGGTGGCAAGAACGCCATCATCGTCCTGGACGACGCCGATGTGGACCACGCGGTGAACGCCGCCACCTTCGGCGTGTTCATGAACTCCGGTCAGATCTGCATGTCGGGCGACCGGATACTCGTCCACGAGAGCCTCGCCGAGGAGTTCACCGCGAAGTTCACCGCCAAGGTGGCCGCCCTGCCGTGCGGCGACCCGGCCGACCCGTCCACCGTGGTCGGCCCGCTGGTCGCGGCCGCCTCGGCGCGCCGGGTGGCGGCCCTGGTGAAGGACGCGGTGGACAAGGGCGCCACGGTGCTGACCGGCGGTGGCGAACCGGTGGGCGCGGTCCACCCGGCGACGGTGCTGACCGGTGTCACTCCGGACATGGACATCCACCGCACCGAGGCGTTCGGGCCCGTGTGCGTGGTCGACACCTTCGCCGACGACGATCGGGCCGTGGCCCTGGCCAACGCCACCGACCACGGCCTGACCTGCGGCATCATCACCGAGAACGGGACCCATGGGCTCAAGGTCGCCCGCCGTATCCGGACCGGCATCGTGCACATCAACGACCAGTCGGTGGCGGACGAGCCACAGGCCCCGTTCGGTGGCATCAAGCACTCGGGGTACGGGCGGTTCGGTGGCCGTTGGGGCATCGAGGCGTTCAGCGACACCCGGTGGATCACCCTCGCCACCCAGCACGCGCACTACCCCTTCTAG
- the sigJ gene encoding RNA polymerase sigma factor SigJ produces the protein MAELTDFEQQRDRLWAVAYRITGSVADADDAVQETWLRWQALPADEVADPRAYLTTVISRICYDLLGSARVRREAYVGPWLPEPVVAAGGPEDRVTLDESVGLALLTVLERLTPAERTAFILHDVFSVPFPEIAEVVGRSPDSVRQLASRARKRVREEAPRRSVDRAEHRRAVDAFLQAVLGGGMEGLLEILDPEVVWRSDGGGKVAAARVPVVGNEKVARFAQGLARGFDPATMVVHRCAVNDAPGLVIADRTGDQAVVFAFSVHQGLITEIDVVVNPDKLRHLDLPNL, from the coding sequence ATGGCAGAGCTGACCGACTTCGAACAGCAGCGCGACCGGCTGTGGGCCGTCGCCTATCGCATCACCGGCTCGGTCGCCGACGCCGATGACGCGGTGCAGGAGACCTGGCTGCGCTGGCAGGCGCTGCCCGCGGACGAGGTCGCCGACCCGCGCGCGTATCTCACCACCGTCATCAGCCGGATCTGCTACGACCTGCTGGGTTCCGCGCGGGTGCGGCGCGAGGCGTACGTCGGTCCCTGGCTGCCCGAGCCGGTGGTGGCGGCCGGCGGTCCGGAGGACCGGGTGACGCTCGACGAATCGGTGGGGCTGGCGCTGCTGACCGTACTGGAGCGGCTGACCCCGGCGGAGCGGACCGCCTTCATCCTGCACGATGTCTTCTCGGTGCCGTTCCCCGAGATCGCCGAGGTCGTGGGCCGTAGTCCGGATTCCGTACGGCAGCTGGCCTCGCGGGCGCGCAAGCGGGTTCGGGAGGAGGCGCCGCGGCGCTCGGTGGACCGCGCGGAGCACCGGCGGGCCGTGGACGCGTTTCTCCAGGCGGTCCTGGGCGGTGGCATGGAGGGGCTGCTGGAGATCCTGGATCCGGAGGTCGTCTGGCGTTCGGACGGTGGCGGCAAGGTGGCGGCGGCCCGGGTCCCGGTGGTGGGCAACGAGAAGGTGGCCCGCTTCGCCCAGGGGCTCGCCCGGGGCTTCGACCCGGCCACGATGGTGGTGCACCGTTGCGCGGTCAACGACGCTCCGGGCCTGGTCATCGCCGACCGCACCGGCGACCAGGCCGTGGTCTTCGCCTTCTCCGTGCACCAGGGTCTGATCACCGAGATCGACGTGGTCGTCAACCCCGACAAGCTCCGCCACCTCGACCTGCCGAACCTGTGA
- a CDS encoding class I SAM-dependent methyltransferase, whose protein sequence is MQIGRPSITARGAAAFRAAHQELEGGRVFSDPLALRILAADADDPLLEAAFRPEREDVRLSVAARARFAEDAVAAAVARGVRQAVALGAGLDTFGCRNPYEAEGLRVFEVDHPATQEWKRDRLAAAEIPVPPSLIFAPVDFERQGLADGLTAAGFDPARPAFFIWLGVVPYLTHTAVLDTLGFIAGLPGGSGVVFDYGEPPDPLPPEHRAVHEARAAWAAEAGEPFLSFFTPEELAGDLHRLGFSAREDIRYRDLTARYESGHRMADGYADLGAHVIHTWIQG, encoded by the coding sequence ATGCAGATCGGCCGGCCCAGCATCACCGCCCGCGGCGCGGCCGCGTTCCGCGCGGCCCACCAGGAGCTGGAGGGCGGCCGGGTGTTCTCCGATCCGCTGGCGCTCCGTATCCTCGCCGCCGACGCGGACGATCCCCTCCTCGAGGCGGCCTTCCGGCCCGAGCGCGAGGATGTGCGCCTGTCCGTGGCCGCCCGCGCGCGGTTCGCCGAGGACGCCGTAGCGGCCGCCGTGGCGCGCGGGGTGCGACAGGCGGTGGCGCTGGGGGCGGGGCTGGACACCTTCGGCTGCCGCAATCCGTACGAGGCGGAGGGCCTGCGGGTGTTCGAGGTGGACCACCCCGCGACCCAGGAGTGGAAGCGCGACCGGCTGGCCGCCGCGGAGATCCCCGTACCGCCCTCGCTGATCTTCGCACCGGTCGACTTCGAGCGGCAGGGCCTGGCCGACGGGCTGACGGCGGCGGGCTTCGACCCGGCCCGCCCGGCGTTCTTCATCTGGCTCGGGGTGGTGCCGTATCTGACGCACACCGCCGTACTGGACACGCTCGGCTTCATCGCGGGCCTGCCGGGCGGGTCCGGAGTCGTCTTCGACTACGGCGAGCCACCGGACCCGCTGCCACCGGAGCACCGCGCCGTGCACGAGGCCCGCGCGGCATGGGCCGCCGAGGCCGGTGAGCCCTTCCTCAGCTTTTTCACCCCGGAGGAACTCGCCGGTGACCTCCACCGGCTGGGCTTCTCCGCACGGGAGGACATCCGCTACCGCGACCTCACGGCCCGGTACGAGAGCGGACACCGCATGGCCGACGGGTACGCGGACCTGGGCGCCCATGTGATCCACACCTGGATCCAGGGCTGA
- a CDS encoding PP2C family protein-serine/threonine phosphatase, with protein sequence MWQGHSDLRRPRWRTRVLVVIPLLVIGLITLGDVLAPANVRLSPLLIAAPAMTASFAGPLLTACVGLLAVGAQVVANAYEGFLGHPGRLTEVITLALVSAMIVLFRAVLDRHMRELNRVRAVADVAQRVLLRPLPVRVGPLLIASVYLAAEPGAEIGGDLYAAARTSNTTRLIIGDVRGSGLTAVADASLVLGAFRAMAHWPVPLTDLAAHLDTALSAERTEPPDKAPGAGESFVTAAVLEIPDDQPVVRLVNCGHPPPIALRDSGVKTLEGHAPALPLGLGHLVADRYHSEVFPFEEGDQLLLYTDGVIEARNSEGTFYPLTERLPGWNGAGPQHLVDRVHRDLICHTGGHQSDDAALVVLERHGADR encoded by the coding sequence ATGTGGCAGGGTCATTCGGATCTGCGCCGGCCGAGGTGGCGTACCCGCGTCTTGGTCGTGATCCCCCTGCTGGTCATCGGGCTGATCACGCTCGGCGATGTGCTGGCCCCGGCGAACGTGAGGCTCAGCCCGCTGCTGATCGCGGCCCCCGCCATGACCGCCTCCTTCGCCGGCCCCCTGCTCACCGCGTGTGTCGGGCTCCTGGCCGTCGGCGCCCAGGTCGTGGCGAACGCCTATGAGGGCTTCCTCGGCCACCCCGGCCGCCTGACCGAGGTGATCACCCTGGCCCTGGTCTCGGCGATGATCGTGCTGTTCCGCGCGGTCCTCGACCGGCACATGCGCGAGCTGAACCGGGTGCGGGCGGTGGCCGATGTGGCGCAGCGGGTCCTGCTGCGCCCGCTTCCCGTCCGGGTCGGCCCGCTGCTGATCGCCTCGGTCTACCTCGCGGCCGAGCCGGGGGCGGAGATCGGCGGCGATCTGTACGCGGCGGCGCGCACCTCGAACACCACCCGCCTGATCATCGGCGATGTCCGGGGCAGCGGGCTGACCGCCGTCGCGGACGCCTCCCTGGTGCTCGGCGCCTTCCGTGCGATGGCCCACTGGCCCGTACCCCTGACCGATCTGGCGGCCCACTTGGACACCGCCCTGTCCGCCGAGCGGACCGAACCCCCCGACAAGGCGCCCGGGGCGGGGGAGTCGTTCGTCACCGCCGCCGTGCTGGAGATCCCCGACGACCAGCCGGTGGTCCGCCTCGTCAACTGCGGACATCCGCCGCCGATCGCGCTGCGCGACTCGGGCGTGAAGACGCTGGAGGGCCATGCGCCCGCACTGCCGCTGGGCCTCGGCCATCTGGTGGCCGACCGGTACCACAGCGAGGTCTTCCCCTTCGAAGAGGGCGATCAGCTGCTGCTCTACACCGACGGGGTCATCGAGGCGCGGAACAGCGAGGGCACCTTCTACCCGCTCACCGAACGGCTCCCGGGGTGGAACGGCGCCGGCCCCCAGCACCTCGTCGACCGGGTGCACCGCGATCTGATCTGCCACACGGGCGGCCACCAGAGCGATGACGCGGCCCTGGTCGTCCTCGAACGCCACGGAGCGGATCGCTGA
- a CDS encoding NAD(P)/FAD-dependent oxidoreductase — translation MEKQQVLVVGAGYAGLMAALRLAPHTRVTLVDPSPAFTERVRLHERAAGRPDITHPLDALTRRAGIAHVAARATRIDPAARQVTTDDGRELPYDRLVYALGSRTPDPGERAYTPETAAELHKRLLDGPGELTVVGGGLTGIELAAEIAESQHAWKVRLITGDEVGTGLSAKGRAHVRSTLTGLGVRIEEGRRVAGPEDIDTDAVVWATAMTANTALAEAAGITLDPSGGISVDGTLRSVSHPEIYAVGDAAAMTTPAAGHLRMACATALPAGSHAASSIIAETRGRQPEPLRFRFVVQCVSLGRRDGLIQLVRADDSPRERVLRGGLAARTKERVVRSTVSMLRMAACRPGAVPLIPGMS, via the coding sequence ATGGAGAAGCAGCAGGTCCTGGTAGTCGGCGCGGGCTATGCGGGGCTGATGGCCGCCCTGCGGCTGGCCCCGCACACCCGCGTCACCCTGGTCGATCCGAGCCCCGCTTTCACCGAACGCGTCCGGCTGCACGAGCGGGCCGCCGGACGGCCCGACATCACGCATCCGCTCGACGCGCTGACACGGCGGGCCGGCATCGCCCACGTGGCCGCCCGCGCCACCCGGATCGACCCGGCCGCCCGGCAGGTCACCACCGACGACGGCCGGGAGCTGCCGTACGACCGGCTGGTGTACGCGCTCGGCAGCCGCACCCCCGACCCCGGTGAGCGCGCCTACACCCCGGAGACGGCGGCCGAACTGCACAAGCGGCTGCTGGACGGCCCGGGCGAGCTGACGGTGGTCGGCGGGGGACTCACCGGCATCGAGCTCGCGGCCGAGATCGCCGAGTCCCAGCACGCCTGGAAGGTCCGGCTGATCACGGGCGACGAGGTCGGCACGGGGCTGTCGGCGAAGGGCCGCGCCCATGTCCGTTCCACGCTCACCGGGCTCGGTGTCCGGATCGAGGAGGGCCGCCGGGTGGCGGGCCCCGAGGACATCGACACCGACGCGGTGGTGTGGGCCACCGCGATGACCGCGAACACCGCCCTGGCCGAGGCCGCCGGGATCACCCTCGATCCCAGCGGCGGCATCAGCGTCGACGGCACCCTGCGCTCGGTGTCCCATCCGGAGATCTACGCGGTGGGCGACGCCGCGGCCATGACCACCCCGGCCGCCGGTCACCTGCGCATGGCCTGTGCCACCGCGCTCCCGGCCGGTTCGCACGCCGCCTCCTCGATCATCGCCGAGACGCGGGGACGGCAGCCGGAGCCGCTGCGCTTCCGCTTCGTGGTGCAGTGCGTGAGCCTGGGCCGCCGGGACGGGCTGATCCAGTTGGTGCGGGCGGACGACTCCCCGCGCGAGCGGGTGCTGCGCGGCGGCCTGGCCGCACGCACCAAGGAACGGGTCGTGCGCTCCACGGTCAGCATGCTGCGGATGGCGGCGTGCCGCCCGGGGGCCGTGCCCCTCATCCCCGGGATGAGCTGA